GTATCGGATATTAAGAATGATTATAAATTTAACATTCAATACTTGGAAATGCCATCCCCTTGTTCAGGTTCTTACAAAACATATTTGCGTAAGCTTAAAGAAGAAATGCCTGCAAAAAAATATTCAAATAATTCTCCCAAAGCAAATAGAACAATTGATGCACCGAATGTATTGACAGATTTTGAAGGGAACATCTTTAACGGACACATTCCCAATGACAATGACATAGCAATTTCTAATAATGGTATTATTGTTTCTGTAATAAATTCAGTAATATATTTTTTCAATTCGGATAGCATGATAAATAATGCTGTTTCCTTAAAAGCCTTTGCTTCCGATTCAATTCACACTGAAGGCAAATTTGACCCACGAATAATTTATGACCCAACTGCCGACAGATTTATTCTTACTTTTCTGAATGGATTTGATGATAAAACAAGTTGTTTGTTTCTTGCTTTTTCTCAAACAAATGACCCAACTGGAAATTGGAATATTTATACTCTCCAAGGCAACCCACTCTCCGATTCAAGCTGGAGCGATTTTCCCATGATTGCAATTACTGAAAACGAATTATTTTACACAATAAATCTTTTACGAAACACAAAACCCGGGGAAAATTGGAAAAATACTTTTAAACAAACAATTATTTGGCAAATTGACAAAAGCACAGGATACAAAGGAGATTCATTGAAATTAACATTTTATCATGATATTGAATTTGAAGCTACAAATATCAGAAACCTATGCCCTGTTCAAGGTGGTTCATATCCTACAACTCCAAATATGTATTTTTTATCAAATAGGAATTTTTCACTTGAATGTGATTCTATTTTTGTTGTAGAAATAACTGGAGAATTAAATAATGCTCAAACAAAACTCAACATTAGTTTATCTTTGTCGGACAGTAATTACGGAGTTCCACCTCTTGCAGATCAACCTATAAACAGGAAGTTTGAAACCAATGATGCAAGAATCCTTGACAGTTATATCGAAAATAATGAAATTCATTTTGTGGGTAATTCAATAAATTTTTATAATAATTTTGCATCCATTTACCATGGAATAATTTCAAACCTAAGTACTACAAAAAATGTTCACTTAAACATTGTAAAACACCCCTACCTTGAATTCGGATATCCAAGTATT
This sequence is a window from Bacteroidota bacterium. Protein-coding genes within it:
- a CDS encoding T9SS type A sorting domain-containing protein encodes the protein MKKAIHYIQLLIIFLIATTTFAQQNSSYQKSKATKKPLARTVNVSDIKNDYKFNIQYLEMPSPCSGSYKTYLRKLKEEMPAKKYSNNSPKANRTIDAPNVLTDFEGNIFNGHIPNDNDIAISNNGIIVSVINSVIYFFNSDSMINNAVSLKAFASDSIHTEGKFDPRIIYDPTADRFILTFLNGFDDKTSCLFLAFSQTNDPTGNWNIYTLQGNPLSDSSWSDFPMIAITENELFYTINLLRNTKPGENWKNTFKQTIIWQIDKSTGYKGDSLKLTFYHDIEFEATNIRNLCPVQGGSYPTTPNMYFLSNRNFSLECDSIFVVEITGELNNAQTKLNISLSLSDSNYGVPPLADQPINRKFETNDARILDSYIENNEIHFVGNSINFYNNFASIYHGIISNLSTTKNVHLNIVKHPYLEFGYPSIAYTGSNSNDEAIILTNHSSDTINPGISTFFYKNKSYSEIKRIKEGETRVTLQSQAEQRWGDYTGLQRKYNENIVWGCGYYGKLRNSTPRRVNGTWIFALQSPSFSTTEQKPQSELKTISFPNPASNFFYLEFENNKKQILDFYLYDINGKIQKHFMRERIKIGKNALSFDVSPLKNGVYFLIAKNNDEVVLKERIVIQK